In Capsicum annuum cultivar UCD-10X-F1 chromosome 7, UCD10Xv1.1, whole genome shotgun sequence, one genomic interval encodes:
- the LOC107877881 gene encoding uncharacterized protein LOC107877881 isoform X3, with the protein MARLLSNSIARTLTRPVFSPPLPLTLRHRSNSNRSGDGSGEPPHPQLIEIDLDCSSSGESDGGIRKLEEVIHSVIVRRSAPDWLPFLPGSSYWVPPPQPYVKVGGGGGVVHSHRGADFDPHRILEVVGKMAAVKGHFGGGSSSMSLLSEDETRSVARLRGWPSSSFFTGGF; encoded by the coding sequence ATGGCTCGTCTTCTCTCCAATTCCATAGCCCGAACCCTGACCCGACCCGTATTCTCTCCACCTCTTCCCCTCACTCTCCGTCACCGTTCCAACTCCAATCGCTCCGGAGACGGATCCGGCGAACCACCTCACCCTCAGTTAATCGAGATCGACCTTGATTGCTCTTCCTCCGGCGAATCAGACGGCGGAATAAGAAAGCTAGAGGAAGTGATCCATTCGGTTATCGTGAGACGTTCCGCACCAGATTGGTTACCTTTTTTACCTGGATCGTCTTACTGGGTCCCACCTCCTCAGCCGTATGTGAAAGTAGGTGGTGGAGGTGGAGTTGTACATAGTCATCGTGGTGCTGATTTTGATCCTCATAGGATTCTAGAGGTTGTTGGTAAGATGGCTGCTGTGAAAGGTCATTTTGGTGGTGGTTCTTCTTCTATGTCGTTGTTATCGGAGGATGAAACGAGGTCCGTTGCTCGTCTTCGTGGCTGGCCTTCGTCCTCGTTTTTTACCGGAG